In Notolabrus celidotus isolate fNotCel1 chromosome 10, fNotCel1.pri, whole genome shotgun sequence, one DNA window encodes the following:
- the LOC117819707 gene encoding protein CXorf21 has product MLCEGRLLSMTYGELDLDPLCPQQTLQSTYRLPRAAATFIPGPTRHTPIAHHVSPEQTGPPSEELYISPLQSLDFNRQISAEIEIPAQAYSGADSPFLVPSFCQSFCQNYSDLHIGGDHVLPLSANDGDPRVGNDAQAVGPFLQSCDVLPAVEESPPGKTPQTGLLHPLRGGSNRWRQGSNRDRSFMFHGREGPFSNSLLNHYLEQKILDLYQQYMMENMAREKPGSGSETGPVCPLLGSELVLTSLDQITLQLSREGNLEAGLAKDMVLSCLLRVAGDMQSSEISTPFLQISNEASREQLGEDKEE; this is encoded by the coding sequence ATGCTTTGCGAGGGCAGACTGTTGAGCATGACCTACGGTGAATTGGATCTGGATCCCCTCTGTCCTCAGCAGACTCTCCAGAGTACTTACAGGCTGCCAAGAGCAGCTGCTACCTTCATACCCGGCCCCACCAGACACACTCCAATCGCTCATCATGTCTCCCCTGAGCAGACAGGTCCTCCATCGGAAGAGTTGTACATTTCTCCGCTGCAGTCTTTGGATTTCAACAGACAGATCTCTGCAGAGATTGAGATCCCCGCTCAGGCTTATTCAGGTGCCGATTCTCCATTTTTGGTTCCCTCTTTCTGTCAGAGCTTCTGCCAAAACTACAGCGACCTCCATATTGGGGGTGACCATGTTTTGCCTCTCTCTGCCAACGATGGTGATCCCCGTGTTGGCAATGATGCCCAGGCTGTGGGCCCCTTCCTCCAGTCATGTGACGTCCTCCCAGCTGTGGAGGAATCTCCCCCAGGAAAGACACCGCAGACTGGACTTCTGCACCCACTTAGAGGAGGCTCAAACCGCTGGAGACAAGGAAGCAACCGTGATAGGAGTTTCATGTTCCACGGACGGGAAGGTCCATTCTCCAACTCTCTTCTGAACCATTACCTGGAACAGAAAATCCTGGATTTATACCAGCAGTACATGATGGAGAATATGGCCAGAGAAAAACCTGGCTCAGGTTCTGAAACAGGTCCTGTTTGCCCCTTGCTGGGCTCAGAGCTGGTTTTGACAAGCCTGGACCAGATCACATTGCAGCTGAGTCGAGAGGGAAACCTGGAGGCTGGTCTGGCCAAGGACATGGTCCTGAGCTGCCTGTTGCGGGTGGCGGGTGACATGCAGTCAAGTGAGATCAGCACTCCTTTTCTGCAGATTTCAAATGAAGCATCCAGGGAGCAGCTCGGGGAGGATAAAGAGGAGTAA
- the nr0b1 gene encoding nuclear receptor subfamily 0 group B member 1, whose protein sequence is MATLEGCRCRGASGKNNNSILYSILKSDSLANAEEHQQQPQQQQEQLQKLFHKTSSSSTSSINAAPASLQELRQQACSCGSTRRRGVLRSPQVTCKAASAVLVKTLRFVKNVPCFRELPEDDQLMLIRSGWAPLLVLGLAQDRVDFETTETVEPSMLQRILTGLPDRQSEVPAAGQSRGAVGVSVVDIEAIKAFLKKCWSVDVSTKEYAYLKGAVLFNPDVEGLRCLHYIQSLRREAHQALNEHVRLTHREDTTRFAKLLIALSMLRAISPLVVAQLFFRPVIGTVNIEEVLMEMFYGK, encoded by the exons ATGGCCACGCTGGAGGGCTGCCGCTGCCGAGGCGCGAGcggcaaaaacaacaacagcatccTCTACAGCATTTTGAAAAGTGACAGCCTCGCCAACGCGGAGGAGCATCAGCAACAACCTCAACAGCAACAAGAACAACTACAAAAACTGTTCCACAAGacttcatcctcctccacctcctccatcaaCGCCGCCCCAGCCTCCTTACAGGAACTCCGGCAGCAGGCGTGCTCCTGCGGCTCCACGCGGCGCCGGGGCGTCCTTCGCTCCCCGCAGGTGACGTGCAAAGCCGCCTCGGCTGTTCTGGTGAAGACGCTGCGCTTCGTGAAGAACGTGCCCTGTTTCCGCGAGCTGCCGGAGGACGACCAGCTGATGTTGATACGCAGCGGGTGGGCTCCCCTGCTCGTGCTGGGACTCGCTCAAGACCGCGTGGACTTTGAGACGACGGAGACAGTGGAGCCCAGCATGCTGCAGCGCATCCTCACTGGTTTACCGGACAGGCAGAGCGAGGTGCCAGCGGCCGGGCAGAGCAGGGGGGCGGTGGGGGTCTCTGTGGTGGATATCGAGGCTATCAAAGCGTTTCTGAAGAAGTGCTGGAGTGTCGATGTTAGTACGAAGGAGTATGCTTACCTGAAGGGGGCTGTGCTGTTTAACCCAG ATGTTGAGGGCTTGCGCTGCCTCCACTACATCCAGTCCCTGCGTCGTGAGGCACACCAGGCTCTGAACGAGCACGTGAGGCTGACCCACCGCGAGGACACGACACGCTTCGCCAAGCTGCTCATAGCTCTGTCCATGTTGAGGGCCATCAGCCCGCTGGTGGTCGCTCAGCTCTTCTTCAGACCCGTAATAGGGACTGTTAACATCGAGGAGGTGCTCATGGAGATGTTCTACGGGAAGTAG